CATTGTTGCTCGAGGCCAAGTTGGTCAGGCGGCCGTTGGTGTTGACGTTGGTACCGCTCCAGTAGGTGGTCACATTCGACAGATTCTTGTCGCAGCCCGAAACGGAGATATTGAATGCCGTGTCACCAGCGGTCGCGCCGGCGGCGGCCAGGCTGCTGGTGTAGACGGTCGGCAGGGTCACGGTGCCGCCAGTGCTGCCGCTGCCGTTGGCATTGACCGTGCAGGTATTGGCAACCACCAGGCCGTTGAAGGTAATGGTGCCGTCCGGCGATGAGTTCTGGACGGCACGCGCCATCGGTGAATAAGCCAGCATGCCGCTGGCGATGGCGAAAGCGGCAAGCGTGGTGGAAAGCAGTGTCTTGTTCATAGTGTTCCTAGGTTTCAGGTTATGGCAGAGAAAATGCAGCGGTCTCGAAAGTGAGTAGTCAGCGGGTCTCCCTGGCTCCGCTCCCCAGCGGGCTGGATGCCGTGCCGGCGGACGGGGTACTGCAACTATCGGGCCAAAGTGTGAGATAGGTCACATAAAGGCCGCTAAAGAAAGCTCCGATGCGGACGAGGCCTATTGAATCGTTGGTGGGGCGCGGTTTTGCCGCAGAGTTGCTGCAGTGGCGTTTTCGTCAGCGATGGACGCTCTGCGTCAGGCGCAAGAATGTGCGGACGCTCGGCTTGGGCACGCTGGAATGTGGCGCCAGACCCCGCGAGGTGATGCGATCCTTGCGCCTATGGCTTTCGGCGGAGAAGTGGCTAAGGGCTTGATCCGGAAGGGTTCGACCCTGCCGACGATCCGTGGGAGACTTGCAATGTAAAGCTTGCTTTACATGCTGGCATATGTAAAGCTTGCTTGACATGAGCGCACGGGAGCGAAACATGCCGCAATCGGATGGCTTGGAGCACACAGCGGGTGTGGTCGGCTCAGCGTGGTCATGTATTGGCGGTGGCACTCACCGTGCGAGAACGGGTGTGTCCTGGCACCGTTTCGAGATGCCCATTCAGCTCCACGGCGAGGAAGGATGGCGGCATCGCGCCCCGTCCCAGCTCACAGGGGCAGCTTATGCCGCGGATTGACAACAAGCGCTACCAGCGCCAGGTGGCGCTGACGATGGCGATCTACATGATCGCCCTGCTGGGCGGCGGTGCCCTGCTGAAAACCACGGTCAGTCTGCCGTTGAAGGCCTTGCTGGCGGTGGCCCCGGTACTGCCTATGCTCTATGTGATCGTGCTGGTGGCGCGCAAGATCCGCGACAGCGACGAGCTGGAGCAGCGAACCCACCTCGTTGCGCTTGGCGTCAGCACGGCGGTCGTGTCGGGCCTCAGTCTGCTGGGCGGGTTCCTGGCGGCGGCGGGGGTACTGCGAGTCGGCGGTGCCGTGCTGATGCTGGTGTTCCCGGCGCTGACCCTGGTCTATGCGCTGACCCGCAAATGGGTGGCGCGACGCTATGGTTCGGATGCCGTATGCGACGAAGAAGGCAGCGTGTGGATGCCGCTGTATTTCGCGGGAACCAGCCTGCTGCTGGCGGCGCTGGCGCTGCATGCCTGGTGGCATCAGTTATCGCGGGCGATGGATATCTACGCTTGGGGCGCGGGCATCTTTGCCCTGATGGCCGCGTGGGCATGGCGGCGACAGCTGCGTGCGCGGCGGCGCACGGACAAGGAATGAACATGCGTCGTTCGCATGGCGAGATATTGCTGGCTGCCTGGAGGCGGCTGCGCAACATGAAGGGGGGCGGCGCATGAACAACCGTGTGCGTGCGCTGCGCGGGGAGCGGGACTGGTCGCAGGCCGACCTGGCCGAACGGCTGGACGTGTCGCGGCAAACCGTCAATGCCATCGAGACAGGCAAGTACGACCCCAGCCTGCCGCTGGCCTTCAAGATCGCCCGGCTGTTCGGGCTGGCGATCGAATTCATCTTCGAGCCGTCGGAATGAGCTCGTTCAGGAGAACTCACATGGAAAACCGGAAGTGGAGACGCAGGACATGA
This window of the Dyella sp. A6 genome carries:
- a CDS encoding fimbrial protein, whose amino-acid sequence is MNKTLLSTTLAAFAIASGMLAYSPMARAVQNSSPDGTITFNGLVVANTCTVNANGSGSTGGTVTLPTVYTSSLAAAGATAGDTAFNISVSGCDKNLSNVTTYWSGTNVNTNGRLTNLASSNNVDVQLLNSGDTSSDVINLNGAQGSQNSKTVNLDSTGAATLNYYARYYATAAATSGKVNTSVSFTMVYQ
- a CDS encoding helix-turn-helix transcriptional regulator — translated: MNNRVRALRGERDWSQADLAERLDVSRQTVNAIETGKYDPSLPLAFKIARLFGLAIEFIFEPSE